The Shinella zoogloeoides genome includes a region encoding these proteins:
- the ubiV gene encoding ubiquinone anaerobic biosynthesis protein UbiV, whose translation MTTTAKPALSLGPVYFLWDGPKWRDFYFRIADEAPVEHVTLGETVCSKRQHFSEPHVAEVVERLEAAGKRVTLSTLAMVTLERESRHVRDLIRDSVHSVEANDLSAIGLLKGRPHSIGPLVNVYNAATARVLAARGAENICLPPELPAGSILRILEDMPGFSFEIFAFGRMPLAISARCAHARSKGLTKDNCQFICGEEPDGLPLRTLDRQSFLVLNGVQTLSNSCAMLGDDLAPLVEAGLSRIRLSPQDCDMVRVAEVFRAMLDGEMAGEEAIAHLQQVYPGIPFSNGFLHAREGAAWVARGRAASLGHA comes from the coding sequence ATGACGACGACAGCCAAGCCGGCGCTGAGCCTCGGGCCGGTCTATTTCCTCTGGGACGGGCCGAAGTGGCGGGATTTCTATTTCCGCATCGCCGACGAGGCGCCGGTGGAGCATGTGACGCTGGGCGAGACGGTCTGTTCCAAGCGCCAGCATTTCAGCGAGCCGCATGTCGCCGAGGTGGTCGAACGGCTGGAGGCTGCCGGAAAAAGGGTGACGCTCTCGACTCTCGCCATGGTGACGCTGGAGCGGGAGAGCCGGCACGTGCGCGATCTGATCCGCGACAGCGTCCATTCGGTAGAGGCGAACGACCTTTCGGCGATCGGCCTCCTCAAGGGACGGCCGCATTCGATCGGGCCGCTGGTCAACGTCTACAACGCGGCAACAGCGCGAGTGCTCGCCGCGCGCGGGGCCGAGAACATCTGCCTGCCGCCGGAACTGCCGGCAGGTTCCATCCTGCGGATTCTGGAGGACATGCCAGGCTTCTCCTTCGAGATATTCGCCTTCGGCCGCATGCCGCTTGCGATTTCCGCGCGCTGCGCCCATGCCCGCTCCAAGGGGCTGACGAAGGACAATTGCCAGTTCATCTGCGGCGAGGAGCCGGATGGCCTTCCGCTGCGCACCCTCGACCGGCAGTCCTTCCTGGTGCTGAACGGTGTGCAGACCCTTTCGAACAGTTGCGCGATGCTGGGCGACGATCTGGCGCCGCTGGTGGAGGCCGGCCTGTCGCGCATCAGGCTCTCGCCGCAGGATTGCGACATGGTGCGGGTGGCGGAAGTGTTCCGCGCCATGCTTGATGGCGAGATGGCGGGCGAGGAAGCAATTGCTCACCTGCAGCAGGTCTATCCCGGCATTCCCTTTTCGAATGGCTTCCTGCACGCGCGGGAAGGAGCGGCCTGGGTTGCGCGAGGGCGCGCGGCATCGCTCGGACATGCGTGA
- a CDS encoding GntR family transcriptional regulator gives MTVSAEDTIANRISRVLAERIITGALEPGSKLRQDHIAEEFGTSHVPVREAFRRLEAQGLAVSEARRGVRVASFSLAEVQEVALMRSVLEGLALRMAAPHLTPFLLDRAEAVAQACDAATGIEEWDEANRAFHKLLLSPCNMPRLLAEIDNLHAAGSRFLFATSRAGWTPRVDTDHRAILDHLRQGKVDQAVIALERHVKRIGEKPVRYASGKTGAAFALEG, from the coding sequence ATGACCGTAAGCGCCGAAGACACCATCGCCAACCGCATCAGCCGCGTTCTCGCAGAACGTATCATCACCGGCGCACTGGAGCCGGGAAGCAAGCTCAGGCAGGACCATATCGCCGAGGAATTCGGCACCAGCCATGTGCCGGTGCGGGAGGCGTTCCGGCGGCTCGAGGCGCAGGGACTGGCCGTGAGCGAGGCGCGCCGGGGCGTTCGGGTCGCATCGTTCTCGCTTGCCGAGGTGCAGGAGGTCGCCCTGATGCGCTCCGTGCTGGAAGGGCTGGCCCTGCGCATGGCGGCGCCGCATCTCACGCCGTTCCTGCTGGATCGGGCGGAAGCGGTCGCGCAGGCCTGCGATGCCGCCACGGGCATCGAGGAATGGGACGAGGCCAACCGCGCCTTCCACAAGCTGCTGCTTTCCCCCTGCAACATGCCGCGGCTGCTGGCCGAGATCGACAACCTGCATGCGGCGGGCTCGCGTTTCCTGTTTGCAACGAGCCGCGCCGGCTGGACGCCGCGCGTCGATACGGACCACCGCGCCATCCTCGATCACCTCCGGCAGGGCAAGGTCGATCAGGCCGTCATCGCGCTCGAACGGCATGTGAAAAGAATCGGCGAAAAACCGGTTCGTTATGCCTCCGGCAAGACGGGCGCCGCATTCGCGCTCGAAGGCTGA
- the bioB gene encoding biotin synthase BioB, with protein MEHPKEFAGAHPSPDACCTVEEAEFIYNLPFNDLLFRAQQVHREHFDPNAIQMSRLLSIKTGGCAEDCGYCSQSAHSPTGLKASKLMEVERVLAEAQKARDGGATRYCMGAAWRSPKDRDMETIVRMVEGVRALGMETCMTLGMLTPAQSARLAEAGLDYYNHNIDTSERYYSEIITTRSFADRLETLSNVREAGIKVCAGGILGMGETASDRIAMLVTLANLPAPPESVPINMLIPIPGTKLANTAPVDPIEFVRIVALARILMPASHVRLSAGRTDMSDETQALCFLAGANSIFVGETLLTAENPGEDHDAALFRRLGLKPMERELAL; from the coding sequence ATCGAACATCCGAAGGAATTTGCAGGAGCGCATCCGTCTCCCGATGCGTGCTGCACCGTCGAGGAAGCGGAATTTATCTATAATCTTCCGTTCAATGATCTTCTCTTTCGTGCCCAGCAGGTTCACCGCGAGCACTTCGATCCCAATGCGATCCAGATGAGCCGTCTTCTGTCCATCAAGACCGGCGGCTGCGCCGAGGATTGCGGCTATTGCAGCCAGTCGGCCCATTCTCCGACCGGGCTCAAGGCTTCGAAGCTGATGGAGGTCGAACGCGTGCTGGCCGAGGCGCAAAAGGCCCGTGATGGCGGCGCGACCCGCTATTGCATGGGGGCGGCCTGGCGCAGCCCGAAGGACCGCGACATGGAGACGATCGTGCGCATGGTCGAGGGGGTGAGGGCGCTCGGCATGGAAACCTGCATGACGCTCGGCATGCTGACGCCCGCGCAATCGGCAAGGCTCGCCGAAGCCGGCCTCGACTATTACAACCACAATATCGATACGTCCGAACGCTACTATTCCGAGATCATCACCACCCGCAGCTTCGCGGACAGGCTGGAGACGCTGTCGAATGTCCGCGAGGCCGGGATCAAGGTCTGCGCGGGCGGCATCCTTGGTATGGGCGAGACGGCAAGTGACCGTATCGCCATGCTGGTGACGCTGGCCAATCTGCCGGCCCCGCCGGAGAGCGTGCCGATCAACATGCTGATCCCGATTCCCGGAACGAAGCTGGCGAATACCGCTCCCGTCGATCCCATCGAATTCGTGCGCATCGTCGCGCTGGCGCGGATCCTGATGCCGGCTTCCCATGTGCGCCTGTCCGCCGGCCGCACCGATATGAGTGACGAGACGCAGGCCCTCTGTTTCCTGGCAGGGGCCAATTCCATCTTCGTGGGCGAGACGCTGCTGACGGCGGAAAATCCCGGCGAGGATCATGACGCGGCGCTCTTCCGCCGGCTCGGCCTGAAGCCGATGGAGCGGGAGCTCGCCCTTTGA
- a CDS encoding 8-amino-7-oxononanoate synthase — MSAPAFARHEATLAGLRRKGRLRALLPRQGVDFASNDYLGLADAPRLKAAISAAMERGVPVGAGGSRLLRGNHPEHEALEREAASFFGAGKALYFGSGYAANTALFSTLPQRGDLIVHDALIHASVHEGIAAGRAGAVAVRHNDVEAFDRAISDWRRAGGRGQPWIAVESLYSMDGDRAALGALAEIAERHEGFLVVDEAHATGVLGPGGRGLAAGRANVLTLHTCGKALGLSGALLGLPTVLADYLVNRARNFIYSTAPSPLVAAGVREALRMLADEPERRARLASLTELAGECLRSWLGMDASGSQILPVRIGDNARALRIAEHMREDGFDIRAIRPPTVPEGTARLRISITLNVDEGQISDMFERLAAVMARET; from the coding sequence TTGAGCGCGCCGGCCTTCGCCCGCCACGAAGCCACGCTCGCCGGCCTGCGGCGCAAGGGCCGTCTGCGCGCGCTGCTGCCTCGGCAAGGCGTGGACTTCGCCTCCAACGACTATCTCGGCCTTGCCGATGCGCCGCGCCTGAAGGCGGCGATATCGGCCGCGATGGAAAGGGGCGTACCGGTGGGGGCGGGCGGCTCGCGGCTGCTGCGCGGCAATCATCCCGAGCACGAGGCGCTCGAAAGGGAGGCCGCGTCCTTTTTCGGAGCCGGCAAAGCGCTCTATTTCGGCAGCGGCTATGCCGCGAACACCGCGCTTTTCTCTACCCTGCCGCAGCGCGGAGACCTGATCGTCCATGATGCACTGATCCATGCGAGCGTGCATGAAGGCATCGCGGCAGGCAGGGCCGGGGCGGTCGCCGTGCGGCACAACGATGTCGAGGCTTTCGACCGGGCGATTTCGGACTGGCGAAGGGCCGGCGGAAGGGGGCAGCCGTGGATCGCTGTCGAAAGTCTCTATTCCATGGACGGGGACCGGGCGGCGCTGGGAGCGCTTGCAGAAATCGCCGAGCGGCACGAGGGGTTCCTCGTCGTCGATGAGGCGCATGCGACAGGCGTCCTCGGTCCTGGCGGACGCGGCCTTGCCGCCGGCCGCGCCAATGTCCTGACGCTGCATACCTGCGGCAAAGCGCTGGGGCTCTCCGGTGCGTTGCTCGGATTGCCGACCGTGCTTGCCGACTATCTGGTCAACCGGGCGCGCAACTTCATCTATTCGACCGCGCCCTCTCCCCTTGTCGCCGCCGGCGTGCGCGAGGCGTTGCGGATGCTGGCCGACGAGCCGGAGCGTCGTGCCCGGCTGGCGAGCCTGACGGAGCTTGCCGGCGAGTGCCTGCGCTCCTGGCTCGGCATGGATGCCAGCGGCTCGCAGATCCTCCCCGTCAGGATCGGGGACAATGCCCGCGCGCTGAGGATCGCTGAACACATGCGCGAGGACGGCTTCGACATCCGGGCGATCCGGCCGCCGACGGTGCCGGAGGGGACGGCGCGGCTTCGGATCTCCATCACGCTGAATGTCGATGAGGGACAGATATCGGACATGTTCGAACGGCTCGCGGCCGTCATGGCGAGGGAAACGTGA
- the bioD gene encoding dethiobiotin synthase, whose amino-acid sequence MAARFVISGTDTGIGKTVFSAALAVALNGCYWKPVQSGLDGETDSETVARLGVPRERILPEAYRLSAPASPHLSARLDGVSIAPSRLVPPQTDGPLVIEGAGGLLVPLSEHLLFADIFSRWQLPVILCARTSLGTINHTLLSLEAMQSRGIPVFGVAFIGEENPETQRIIAEFGGVRSLGRLPVLVRVTAEALRRAFLDNFDPMVFQGEPA is encoded by the coding sequence ATGGCTGCGCGCTTCGTTATATCCGGCACCGATACCGGCATCGGCAAGACCGTCTTTTCCGCGGCGCTGGCCGTCGCCCTGAACGGGTGCTACTGGAAGCCGGTGCAATCCGGCCTCGACGGCGAGACGGACAGCGAAACGGTTGCCCGGCTCGGCGTGCCGCGCGAACGGATCCTGCCGGAGGCCTATCGTCTTTCGGCGCCTGCCTCGCCGCACCTCTCGGCCCGGCTGGACGGCGTGTCGATCGCGCCGTCGCGGCTCGTGCCGCCGCAAACGGACGGTCCGCTGGTGATCGAAGGCGCGGGCGGCTTGCTGGTGCCGCTTTCCGAACATCTGCTCTTCGCCGATATCTTTTCGCGCTGGCAGCTTCCCGTCATCCTGTGCGCCCGCACGTCCCTCGGCACGATCAACCACACGCTTCTCTCGCTCGAAGCGATGCAGAGCCGCGGCATTCCGGTCTTCGGCGTGGCCTTCATCGGCGAGGAAAATCCCGAGACGCAGCGCATCATCGCCGAGTTCGGCGGCGTCCGGTCGCTTGGCCGGCTTCCGGTGCTTGTGCGCGTCACGGCCGAAGCGCTCCGCCGGGCCTTTCTGGACAATTTCGATCCGATGGTTTTCCAGGGAGAACCCGCATGA